From Pseudofrankia saprophytica, a single genomic window includes:
- a CDS encoding alpha/beta hydrolase, translated as MTLAQEATVLSWHEPSGPALRGTLVVLPGRGESPRVYDRFGLRLATDSYRVHAVTAPGDDPDRARDELLGVLEAADADAPRVVVGSDAGAAYAAHLAASGQLDGVAALVLAGLPTGSAAQPARDWDEELAVRTACGTHRGRISEAGVRRAALFADLPADWFDPATPGKLHLPVLGLHGRNDLLSPVVEARRWYASAPSAELVTIVGGLHDALNDQTHRTVAAVVVQFLERLRGGAGLAPIAVAEPLDELVTRGETGA; from the coding sequence ATGACCCTCGCCCAGGAGGCCACGGTTCTCAGCTGGCACGAGCCCAGCGGGCCGGCGCTGCGCGGCACGCTGGTCGTGCTGCCGGGACGGGGCGAGTCCCCGCGGGTGTACGACCGGTTCGGCCTCCGCCTGGCCACCGACAGCTACCGCGTGCACGCGGTGACGGCCCCGGGCGACGACCCGGACAGGGCACGCGACGAGCTGCTCGGCGTGCTCGAGGCCGCGGACGCCGACGCGCCCCGGGTCGTCGTCGGCTCGGACGCCGGCGCGGCCTACGCCGCCCACCTGGCGGCGAGCGGACAGCTCGACGGGGTGGCCGCGCTGGTGCTCGCCGGCCTGCCGACGGGGTCCGCCGCGCAGCCGGCCCGCGACTGGGACGAGGAGCTGGCGGTCCGCACCGCCTGCGGAACCCACCGGGGACGGATCAGCGAGGCCGGGGTGCGCCGGGCGGCGCTGTTCGCCGACCTGCCCGCCGACTGGTTCGACCCGGCCACCCCCGGCAAGCTCCACCTGCCCGTGCTGGGCCTGCATGGCCGCAACGACCTGCTCAGCCCGGTCGTGGAGGCGCGTCGCTGGTACGCGTCCGCGCCGTCGGCCGAGCTGGTGACCATCGTCGGCGGCCTGCACGACGCGCTCAACGACCAGACGCACCGGACCGTCGCCGCCGTCGTCGTGCAGTTCCTCGAGCGGCTGCGCGGGGGTGCCGGACTGGCCCCGATCGCGGTGGCCGAGCCGCTGGACGAGCTGGTCACGCGCGGCGAGACCGGCGCCTGA